The sequence CAGCGAGATGTAGTCGAGAGCGCTCTGCTGGACAGCCTGCGCCAGGCTCTGCTGGGCTGAGGTCACGTTGCGCTGGGCATCGAGAACGTCGAGCAGCGAGGATGCGCCGTCCTTGTAGCTTGCCGTCGAGAGCTGCAGGGCTTCCTGGTAGGACTTGACCTGAGCCTGCAACGCAGCGACCGTCTGTGCGTCGCGGCTGACGGCCGAGAGCGCGTTTTCAACGTCTTCGATCGCCGAGCGTACCGTCGACTGCCAGGCGAGATAGTTCTCGCGGCTTGTCGATTCAGCGCTCTTGACGCCGGCACGCAGGGCGCCGCCGTCGAAGATCGGCAGGTTCAGCGATGGGCCGAACGACCAGGTGGTCAGGCCGCCGCTCGCTGCCGATGTATGGACATAGGTCGGCGAAATCGAGCCGCTGAGGGTGATCGACGGGAAGAGCTTGGCTTCCGCCACGCCGATCTGGGCCGTCGAGGCAGCAAGCTGACGCTCTGCAACGCGAATATCAGGACGGTTGCGGATGAGGTCGGCCGGAACACCGGTGCGGACGCTGCCGCGGAAGATCGGCTGCCTGCCGCCGCCCTGCATTTGCGCGATAATCGTCGACGAAGGAACGTTGAGCAGCGTCGCGATGTGGTGCACTTGCTGGCGATAGCTGATTTCATAACCGGGCACCAGCGCCAGCGTCTGGTTGACGAGGCCCTCGGCCTGGACCACGTCGAGGCGGGAAGCCGCACCGGCTTCGAGCTGGAACTTGGTCAGAGAAAGCGTATCGCGCCGCGACTTCAGGTTTTCCTGCGCGATCGAGATGAGCCTCTGGTAATAGCGGGCATTGACATAGCTGTTGGCGAGATCCTGCAGATATGTCAGGCGTGCAACGTCGACACTGGAATAGGCGGCGTCGACCGAAGCATTGGCGCTTTCCGTAGCGCGGCGATACTGACCCCAGAGGTCGAGCAGCCAGGAAGCCGAAGCGGTTCCCGTCGTCGTATTCCGCCGTCCAGCCGACGAAGAAACCCGCGAGCCACCCTTTTGACCGCTGGTCGTGTTGTCGCCTAACACGGTGAGGCTCGGGAGACCGCCTGCACCTGCTGTGACGACGGCAGCTTCCGCCTGGTTGATGCGTTCCAGCGACTGCTGGATGGTCAAGTTCTGGGCAAGTCCCTGTGCGGCGAAGGCATTCAGCTTGGTGTCGCCGAAAGCGGTCCACCATTGCGAGCCGGCGATATCGCCGTTCGCCTTCGTACCACCCTCCGAGAATTTGGCCGGGAGAGGCATTTCCGGTGGCTTATGGTCTGGGCCGCTGACGCAACCTGCCAAAACAAGCAGCAGGGCGGGGGCGGCAGTACGAATGGAAACCATCACTTTGTCCCACAATTCAATTTACTGATCAGTGTTTTTCGGGATCGGCTTGACCCCATATGCCGGCGCTCCAGTCTTACGCAACACAAACAACGACCCGAAGCGGTCGGCGACAATCTAGCAACGAGTTTTGCAATAGCACAGTGGCTTTTACGAATTCTCGGCAGCGAACATATGTGGGATCGGGCGAAATATCAGCTTGTCGGTAAAAAAAATCTAAAGTGTTGCAAAAAACATACCCTTGCATCCACAATCAAGGGATGTGAATGGCGCAAAACTCCATCTCCACCGCAACTTACGGGAAGTTGCAGCGTGCCGATTCAGCGAAACGACCGTTCAAACGGTCTCCTAAGGGAAATAGCGGACGAGGCTTGCGCGAACCCGGTCAAGCGGCGTTGCGCCGCGATCATCGGGCACGAAAGTTATGCCGGTGATCGCTTCATAGGCGCGTATATAGACCTTGGACGTCTCCTCGACCAACTCCCGTGGAATTTCGGGGATCTCGTCCTTATAGGGATCGCAGCGCTCCGTGACCCAGGCCCGCACGAAATCCTTGTCGAAGCTTTCGGGGCGCACACCGTTCTTGAAGCGGTCCTCGTAGCTGTCGGCCAGCCAATAGCGGCTGCTGTCGGGCGTGTGGATTTCGTCGGCAAGGATGATGGTGCCGTTTTCATCGGTCCCGAACTCATATTTGGTATCGACGAGGATCAGCCCCCGCTTGCGGGCGATTTCCTGTCCGCGCGCGAACAGGGCAAAAGCATAATTCGTCAGCGTCTGCCACTGCTGCTGTGTCAGAAGCCCGCCCTCGACGATCTGCTTCGGCGTCAGAGGCTCGTCATGACCGCCGTCGAATTCCTTGCTCGTCGGGGTAATGATCGGCTGCGGCAGGATCTGGTTGTCGCGCATGCCATCCGGCAGGGTGATGCCGTACATCTCGCGCTGACCCTTCTTGTAGAGCGTCAGGATCGAGGTCCCGGTGGTGCCGGCGAGATAGCCGCGAACGACGACCTCGACAGGCAGGATATTCAGCCGCTTGCCGACCACCACGTTCGGGTCGGGATAGTCGATCACGTGGTTGGGGCAGATGTCACGTGTCTGCTCGAACCAGTAGCGGGCGGTCTGTGTCAGCACCTGGCCCTTATAGGGAATGCAGGTGAGGATGCGGTCGAACGCGCTCAACCGGTCGGTGCTGATGATGATGCGGCTGCCGTCGGGCAGATCGTAATTTTCGCGCACCTTGCCGCGATAGTAGTTGGGCAATTCCGGAAAATAGGCTTCGGAGAGAGTTCGCAACGCGTCCACCAACAGGCTCGTGCATCCGCCCGACGGATGCTTCTTGAGCGGACCCTTAGCGTATTGCGGCCGGAAGCGGAACGGTTTTCACATATATAATATGCAATTTGCCTTCCATCGCATGGCCGCAACAGCAAAATGCGGTCAGCTCGGCCGACGCCAGCCGCTTCCGCTCCATTCGAGAAGAGGTGTCGAAAACACGCCGATGATTTTCTCGCTCCAGCGCTTGGCGCCTAGATCGACACGATCCCGCCAGCGTTCGGATTGCAGCATCGCCGCGCCGATCACCACGGGCTCGATGCCGCAGGACGTTAAAAGAGAAAGACCTGCAACGATCGAGGCGCCGCTGGAGATCACATCGTCGATCAGCGCGACGCGCTTTCCTTCCAGCAGCGGCAGCATGCGCGGGTCTATATAAAGACGCTTCTCCTGGTTTGGCGTGGTGATGGAGGAGAGCGGGACCGAAAGCTCCTCGCGGTACCAGAATTTACGCGATGTTCCGAGCGGCACGTAGCGCGTATGGCCGAGTGCGCGGGCCACTGCCGCCGCCAGCGTCAGGCCGAGTGTGGGCAATCCGGCAATGACATCGATATCATACGCTGCCATTCGCTTCGCAAGCGTCTCCGCAAGAGCGTCCAACACGATGAAGCTTGCCTGATTGACAATCAACGACGCCAGCGCATGTTCGCCGTCGGCGAGCACGCGGATCGGCAGCCGCAATTGCCGCCCGTCCGGCAGCTCGGCCACGTGGAAATCCGCACGCTCCGCCATTGGATCGAAGGTGCCCGGCGCATCCAGCTCCTGCCAGAAGTCATGAGGTTGCATCGCGCTCAGCCTTCTATCGATTGACTTTCATTCCGGCGCGCCGGTGCAGGCTCAGGATTTCGGCCTCGGTCAAGGCGCGCACGCCGCCCTTCGGCAAATCGCCAAGCGCGATGTCGCCAAAGGCAACGCGCACCAGCCGCAGGCATTCGATGCCAAGCGCCTCCAGCATGCGACGGATCTGGCGATTACGCCCTTCCTTCAGCTCCACCTCGATCCAGCTGTTGCGGTCGCCGCTGCGCAGCAGCCGGACCGAGCTCGCGGTCAGGAGTTCACCATCGTCGACGATGCCACGCTCCATGCGTGCCAGCTGTTCCAGGTCCATGATGCGGTCGACCTGCACATGATAGGCCTTGCCGACATGGCTGACGGGGTCGAGCAGGGCCTGCGCCAATACCGTGTTGTTGGTGAAGAGCAGCAATCCCTCGCTCGCCTTGTCAAGGCGGCCGACGGGCGCGAGGTGGCGGGCATCGATCTCCCTCAGGCAATCATAAACGGTCGGCCGTCCTTCGGGATCGTCGCGCGTCGTCACCAGCCCGCGCGGCTTGTTCAGCATGAAATAGAGCTTCTTTTCGGCTGATATCTCGATGCCGTCGACCGCGAACTTCGAATGCTCCAGATCGACCCAGATGGCAGGATCGGAGATCAGGCGGCCGTCCACGGTCACGCGGCCGGCGACGATCAACGCTTCCGCCTGCGTGCGCGAGCAATAGCCAAGCTTCGAAAGCGCCCGTGGCAAGGTCACACGCTTGCCTTCCGGCTCTGGGGTGCGCCTTGTCGCTTTGCCGGATCTCTGCGGTGATTGCCTTTGGCTCAACCGTCCTGCCTCATGAGCATGTTTCCCTGGCCCGACATTGCCGTCGGTGAAGGTCAATCCTTTCGCACGGCGGCGAGCAGGACGCAAACCCGCATTGTCGAAAAGGATCGGCGGTTTGGAAAAGCAGACAGGGCTCGCATTTCGTGGATGCGAGCCCTGTCGCGGGCCGGAGCGGGCGATGGGGTCGGGTAGGCGGCAATGAAGCTGCCGACATTCGCTCCGGAGGGATCCGGCTGCGGAGAAACTGCATCGCTTCTTTTGCTGGGATTTTTCAAAAGAAGGGAAATTTGTTACAGTTTGTAACGTCGGTCGTTTCCCTGTTGCCAAAACAGCCTCTCGCCCCGCATGGAAGAGCCATGGTTTCCGCATCGCTGCTTCTGGTCGAAGACGACCGCGAGATTAGGGCGCTCCTGGAGGAGTTCCTGAGCCGTGAAGGTTTTGCCGTACAGGCCGCCGACAGCGCCGCGGCTATGGATCGCATTCTATCCAAGGGCTTCCCCGATCTGATCATCCTCGATCTGATGCTGCCGGGTGAAGATGGTCTCTCCGCATGCCGGCGCATCCGCACCCGCAGCAAGGTGCCTATCCTGATGCTGACGGCGAAAACCGAAGATATCGATCGCATTCTCGGCCTCGAAATGGGCGCCGATGACTATCTCGGCAAGCCTTTCAACCCGCGCGAGCTCCTGGCACGCATCCGCGCCATTCTCCGCCGCTCCGGTCCGGAGCGGCCGGAAGATGCCGGCATTCCATCACGGCGCAAAAGCTTCGCCGGATTGATCGTCGATCTCGACGGCCGGGTGATCGAGATGGATGGCGAGCGTGTCGTGCATCTGACGACCGCCGAGTTCGATCTGCTCGTCTGCTTCCTCGAAAGACCGCGCCGCGTGCTGTCGCGCGAGCAATTGCTCGACTGGACGCGCGGCCGTGGCGCCGATCCTTTCGATCGGACGATCGATGTTACGGTCTCCCGCCTGCGCACCAAGCTTGGCCATTGCCTGCCTGATGGCGCTCAGATCATCACCACGGTGCGCAATGCCGGCTATCTCCTTACAAGGGACGTGAAGGATGTCTGAACCATGCTGAAACTCGGTCTGGTCGCCCGCATCATCATGATTGTGGCCGTGGCGCTGTTCATCATTCAGCTTGCGGCCTTTGCGGCCGCACAGCTGAAGCCGGATACGCCGTTCAATCCGGAGCGGTCGCCCGCCAAACAGGTGAAGACTGCGATCCGTCTTCTCGATGCCATTCCGCCCGAGGCGCAGCAGGCGGCCGTGCGGGCACTGAATGCTAATGGCCTGGCGATCCACCTGGCCGATCCGCCGGCCATGGGCCAAACGGGGGAGGCGTCCAATCTGACGCTTACCGAGAAGCTCGCCCGCGAATTTGCCGCGATCGCGCTCGGCAACCGCTATTTTAACATGCGGTCGCTTTCCGAAAAGCCACGGGGCTGGTTTTCCGTCGGTGCGTCGGACAGGATCGTGGAGGTGTCGATCGGCGTTGCCGGCGGCAAGATCGCCGTCTTCAATCTGCCCGAAACGCCGACGGTGCGATTGAACGGTATTCCCATCGGCCTCATTGGCGGCATCCTCGGCATACTGGTCGCCGTGATCGCCATTGCCGCCGTCGCGCGGGAAACCCGGCCCCTGACGCGCCTGTCGCGAACCGTCAACTCGATCGGCAATGGTCTGCAGCCGGTTCATATTCCCGAAAGAGGCGCCTGCGAGTTGCGTCTGTTGATCAAGGCGATCAATGCCATGCAGTTGCGCATCGCCGCGCTCGTCAGCAACCGCACCCTCATTCTCGGAGCGATCTCGCACGATCTGAGGACCTACCTCACCCGCTTCCGTCTGCGCATGGAAATGATGCCGGAAACGCCGCATCGCGAGCGGGCGATCGCCGATGTCGAGGCCATGCAGCGGCTGGTGGAGGATGCGCTCGGCTTTGCCCGCAGCACCGTCATCTCGGACGGCAAGACCATTGTCGATCTCGACGCTGCCATCCAGGGTCACCTCGCCGAGCGGCAGGACGGCCAGGGCCTGGTAGGTTTCATGCCGATCGGGCAGCCGATTGCCGTCGCGATGACGGAGACTGCTCTCGTTCGAGTGCTTGATAATCTCATGGACAATGCGCTGCGTTATGGCGGCCGGGCCGATATTGTCGTCGGGCGCCGTGGTGATCATGATGCCATCATCGTTGGCGATCGTGGACCGGGTATTCCCGCGGAGCGGCGCAAGGAGGTCCTCGAACCGTTCGTGCGGCTGGAGGAATCGCGCAACCGTGATCTCGGAGGCAGCGGGCTTGGTTTGGCGATCGTCCGTCAGATCCTCGATGCGCATGGCGGCACGCTCTGTCTGGAAGACCGCGAAGGAGGCGGATTGAATGCCGTCGTCCTTTTGCCGCCGATGATGATGGAAAGAGAGGCAGCTTGAAATAGGCGCGCCTGTCAGCCGATCGCACTGGTACGCGATCGTCTCCTTGCGCGGAGCGGCCTGCTCAATGACAGGTCAGGAAACTCTGCAGCTCTTGCCGGTTTAAGACGATACCGGCGGCTGCTTTCTGCGGATCGGGATGCGTATAGGTAAAGCTCGGCAGGTCGGGCAGATCCAACGCCTGGCGCATGCTCATAATACCGAGCGCGCGGCGGCCACTGGCGCTGTCGAAGCTGACTTCTATGATGCTTTCCGGTCTTGTTGTATGCATTGTTTCCTCCCTTCCCTTTTTATCTGCCTCAAACCATAGCAGAAACCTCATGGAAAATCTCGGGTTTTCTAGGGCTTGGGGCCGATAGGTTACACGGAAGCCCCGAGGGTGTCGTCCGGTTGCTCGACGGGACGGGTTTTGCTGGACGGAGGATGCCATATAGAGGGAAGACGCCCGTATTTAGCCGCTCCGAGCAAAATTTGACCATCTGGACAAGATTTTTAGGGCTGCTGAGGAAAACTTTCCCCTCCCTTTCGCCCTTTGAGACAAAACCTCTTTTAAAATCAACCCCTTACAAAAATGTCAGAATTTTTACAGTTGGAGTGTTGACTATGTCGGGAGGTAGGGTCTATAAGCCCGATCACTGACGAGGGCGGCGGCGCTGCTGGCGACGAAGTCCTTCGCTCTAGTGTTTCCTGGATTGGCTGCGATGCTGATTGTTGGTTCTGGGTTAGGCCTGGGATTGAAGGGAAGTTGTTTTTGACTGGTTTAACTGGTCTGTTATTTGACAATTGAAGATGAGAAGAAAGAGAAACGTGGGCGGCGAAGCTTGCGGGACCTGGAGCGATTTGGGTCCTTGGAATAGACTTCGACGGTTACGTTTTGAACAAGAGAATACACTTCGTCTTTTTGGCTTCGATACCTTTCGCCATCCTTTGGGATGACGGGATGCGAAGCTGGCCATACGGCGCGCTGTGAAGCGTGTAGTTTGGTTTGAGGCGAGTGTGAGTTCTCGTCGATTCAGAATGACGTGATTTAGTCGAGATTGAATTCTCAACATGAGAGTTTGATCCTGGCTCAGAACGAACGCTGGCGGCAGGCTTAACACATGCAAGTCGAGCGCCCCGCAAGGGGAGCGGCAGACGGGTGAGTAACGCGTGGGAATCTACCTTTTGCTACGGAATAACGCAGGGAAACTTGTGCTAATACCGTATGTGTCCTTCGGGAGAAAGATTTATCGGCAAGAGATGAGCCCGCGTTGGATTAGCTAGTTGGTGGGGTAAAGGCCTACCAAGGCGACGATCCATAGCTGGTCTGAGAGGATGATCAGCCACATTGGGACTGAGACACGGCCCAAACTCCTACGGGAGGCAGCAGTGGGGAATATTGGACAATGGGCGCAAGCCTGATCCAGCCATGCCGCGTGAGTGATGAAGGCCCTAGGGTTGTAAAGCTCTTTCACCGGAGAAGATAATGACGGTATCCGGAGAAGAAGCCCCGGCTAACTTCGTGCCAGCAGCCGCGGTAATACGAAGGGGGCTAGCGTTGTTCGGAATTACTGGGCGTAAAGCGCACGTAGGCGGATCGATCAGTCAGGGGTGAAATCCCAGGGCTCAACCCTGGAACTGCCTTTGATACTGTCGATCTGGAGTATGGAAGAGGTGAGTGGAATTCCGAGTGTAGAGGTGAAATTCGTAGATATTCGGAGGAACACCAGTGGCGAAGGCGGCTCACTGGTCCATTACTGACGCTGAGGTGCGAAAGCGTGGGGAGCAAACAGGATTAGATACCCTGGTAGTCCACGCCGTAAACGATGAATGTTAGCCGTCGGGCAGTATACTGTTCGGTGGCGCAGCTAACGCATTAAACATTCCGCCTGGGGAGTACGGTCGCAAGATTAAAACTCAAAGGAATTGACGGGGGCCCGCACAAGCGGTGGAGCATGTGGTTTAATTCGAAGCAACGCGCAGAACCTTACCAGCCCTTGACATCCTGTGTTACCTCTAGAGATAGGGGGTCCACTTCGGTGGCGCAGAGACAGGTGCTGCATGGCTGTCGTCAGCTCGTGTCGTGAGATGTTGGGTTAAGTCCCGCAACGAGCGCAACCCTCGCCCTTAGTTGCCAGCATTCAGTTGGGCACTCTAAGGGGACTGCCGGTGATAAGCCGAGAGGAAGGTGGGGATGACGTCAAGTCCTCATGGCCCTTACGGGCTGGGCTACACACGTGCTACAATGGTGGTGACAGTGGGCAGCGAGCACGCGAGTGTGAGCTAATCTCCAAAAGCCATCTCAGTTCGGATTGCACTCTGCAACTCGAGTGCATGAAGTTGGAATCGCTAGTAATCGCGGATCAGCATGCCGCGGTGAATACGTTCCCGGGCCTTGTACACACCGCCCGTCACACCATGGGAGTTGGTTTTACCCGAAGGTAGTGCGCTAACCGCAAGGAGGCAGCTAACCACGGTAGGGTCAGCGACTGGGGTGAAGTCGTAACAAGGTAGCCGTAGGGGAACCTGCGGCTGGATCACCTCCTTTCTAAGGAAGCTGTGGAATTGGTAAGACGATCGGCTCATGTCTTCGGACGTGCCCCGATATGAACCTTCCCGTGCTTTTTAGAACATAGATGGCACCAGTCAGGTGACCATCGAAACGCAATACGCCACGGAAATGCTTTGGCATTCGGATGGTATGGCGAGCCTCGCCGTCCACGTTTCTCTTTCTTCAAGAAGACAAAGAACCGCGTCGATCCGGATGGCTGATTGCTGTCTGGACCGGTTTGACGAGAATGGGCCCGTAGCTCAGTTGGTTAGAGCACACGCTTGATAAGCGTGGGGTCGGAAGTTCAAGTCTTCCCGGGCCCACCAGCCTTCGCCCTTTTGGGCTATGGCTTGGCGAGCTGGGAAAAGACGGTGACGCGGAAGTTGCCGAACCCTGGTTAAGATCGGGGCGATCGAGCTGATGGGGCTGTAGCTCAGCTGGGAGAGCACCTGCTTTGCAAGCAGGGGGTCAGCGGTTCGATCCCGCTCAGCTCCACCAAATCGATTGGTGTCGAGACTGACGGCATGTTGTCTTCTGAAGAAATAAAGGTTTTGCATCGGCCTTTGTGCTGATTGCGTGTTCTGCATACATTGTGAAGAGAAGATTGATCTGGAG comes from Rhizobium tropici CIAT 899 and encodes:
- a CDS encoding ATP-binding protein — its product is MLKLGLVARIIMIVAVALFIIQLAAFAAAQLKPDTPFNPERSPAKQVKTAIRLLDAIPPEAQQAAVRALNANGLAIHLADPPAMGQTGEASNLTLTEKLAREFAAIALGNRYFNMRSLSEKPRGWFSVGASDRIVEVSIGVAGGKIAVFNLPETPTVRLNGIPIGLIGGILGILVAVIAIAAVARETRPLTRLSRTVNSIGNGLQPVHIPERGACELRLLIKAINAMQLRIAALVSNRTLILGAISHDLRTYLTRFRLRMEMMPETPHRERAIADVEAMQRLVEDALGFARSTVISDGKTIVDLDAAIQGHLAERQDGQGLVGFMPIGQPIAVAMTETALVRVLDNLMDNALRYGGRADIVVGRRGDHDAIIVGDRGPGIPAERRKEVLEPFVRLEESRNRDLGGSGLGLAIVRQILDAHGGTLCLEDREGGGLNAVVLLPPMMMEREAA
- a CDS encoding pseudouridine synthase, which codes for MSQRQSPQRSGKATRRTPEPEGKRVTLPRALSKLGYCSRTQAEALIVAGRVTVDGRLISDPAIWVDLEHSKFAVDGIEISAEKKLYFMLNKPRGLVTTRDDPEGRPTVYDCLREIDARHLAPVGRLDKASEGLLLFTNNTVLAQALLDPVSHVGKAYHVQVDRIMDLEQLARMERGIVDDGELLTASSVRLLRSGDRNSWIEVELKEGRNRQIRRMLEALGIECLRLVRVAFGDIALGDLPKGGVRALTEAEILSLHRRAGMKVNR
- a CDS encoding efflux transporter outer membrane subunit produces the protein MVSIRTAAPALLLVLAGCVSGPDHKPPEMPLPAKFSEGGTKANGDIAGSQWWTAFGDTKLNAFAAQGLAQNLTIQQSLERINQAEAAVVTAGAGGLPSLTVLGDNTTSGQKGGSRVSSSAGRRNTTTGTASASWLLDLWGQYRRATESANASVDAAYSSVDVARLTYLQDLANSYVNARYYQRLISIAQENLKSRRDTLSLTKFQLEAGAASRLDVVQAEGLVNQTLALVPGYEISYRQQVHHIATLLNVPSSTIIAQMQGGGRQPIFRGSVRTGVPADLIRNRPDIRVAERQLAASTAQIGVAEAKLFPSITLSGSISPTYVHTSAASGGLTTWSFGPSLNLPIFDGGALRAGVKSAESTSRENYLAWQSTVRSAIEDVENALSAVSRDAQTVAALQAQVKSYQEALQLSTASYKDGASSLLDVLDAQRNVTSAQQSLAQAVQQSALDYISLNVNIGAGYVPADKAIAAAGPTRAKAEAIKVAAKKAM
- a CDS encoding phosphoribosyltransferase, encoding MQPHDFWQELDAPGTFDPMAERADFHVAELPDGRQLRLPIRVLADGEHALASLIVNQASFIVLDALAETLAKRMAAYDIDVIAGLPTLGLTLAAAVARALGHTRYVPLGTSRKFWYREELSVPLSSITTPNQEKRLYIDPRMLPLLEGKRVALIDDVISSGASIVAGLSLLTSCGIEPVVIGAAMLQSERWRDRVDLGAKRWSEKIIGVFSTPLLEWSGSGWRRPS
- a CDS encoding response regulator, which produces MVSASLLLVEDDREIRALLEEFLSREGFAVQAADSAAAMDRILSKGFPDLIILDLMLPGEDGLSACRRIRTRSKVPILMLTAKTEDIDRILGLEMGADDYLGKPFNPRELLARIRAILRRSGPERPEDAGIPSRRKSFAGLIVDLDGRVIEMDGERVVHLTTAEFDLLVCFLERPRRVLSREQLLDWTRGRGADPFDRTIDVTVSRLRTKLGHCLPDGAQIITTVRNAGYLLTRDVKDV
- a CDS encoding phosphoribosylaminoimidazolesuccinocarboxamide synthase codes for the protein MRTLSEAYFPELPNYYRGKVRENYDLPDGSRIIISTDRLSAFDRILTCIPYKGQVLTQTARYWFEQTRDICPNHVIDYPDPNVVVGKRLNILPVEVVVRGYLAGTTGTSILTLYKKGQREMYGITLPDGMRDNQILPQPIITPTSKEFDGGHDEPLTPKQIVEGGLLTQQQWQTLTNYAFALFARGQEIARKRGLILVDTKYEFGTDENGTIILADEIHTPDSSRYWLADSYEDRFKNGVRPESFDKDFVRAWVTERCDPYKDEIPEIPRELVEETSKVYIRAYEAITGITFVPDDRGATPLDRVRASLVRYFP